The Microbacterium sp. Nx66 genome contains a region encoding:
- a CDS encoding thioester domain-containing protein produces MHTETTRSRTRTAGALLATAIAAAMVLFGATPASALWDPDPVLPRAGFFTQVTITGSQYPTNVTGELTTLGPTPGPYPATGASVEAVSPQLITIADPVSGATASAYCIDFSTETGVGAGYNIGEWDESNVPNLDYINYILTNYFPFDTSNPISGLTLAQQVAAVQSAIWYFSDGFVLATGTTATIRNATAAVVQDALDSGGLPEPSVPTLGIEPGTTTIPEDGSIVGPFTVSGTASGTLDAAAGVEVFLDQAGTQPVPVGTAVASGAQLWARWTGPAAPVNGFRITAQVPLTQGTVYLYDPESSDRPAAQKLVLAQTTTLPVRAGVRATPYASGEITVQKIITGDGAGLQGAITIDLACTPAPAPGVIVSATIPAGATAADPVVFSGLPDGATCTVSESADGANDAVTLAAQTIEPATVTVDAAATTPVAVTVTNTYDPVESPSNGGGEEGGEGGGEGEGLAASGPTPMTGALTVAGLGLLLAGALLRVRRRANLR; encoded by the coding sequence ATGCACACCGAGACGACGCGATCGCGTACGCGCACGGCAGGGGCTCTTCTGGCGACGGCCATCGCCGCGGCGATGGTGCTCTTCGGAGCCACGCCGGCATCGGCTCTGTGGGATCCCGATCCGGTGCTTCCGCGGGCCGGCTTCTTCACGCAGGTCACCATCACCGGCTCGCAGTACCCGACGAACGTGACCGGCGAGCTGACGACGCTGGGGCCCACGCCCGGCCCCTATCCGGCGACCGGGGCCTCCGTGGAGGCCGTGAGCCCCCAGCTGATCACCATCGCCGATCCGGTCTCGGGGGCGACGGCCTCGGCGTACTGCATCGATTTCAGTACCGAGACCGGCGTCGGGGCGGGCTACAACATCGGCGAGTGGGACGAGTCCAACGTGCCCAATCTCGACTACATCAACTACATCCTCACCAACTACTTCCCGTTCGACACGAGCAACCCGATCTCCGGGCTCACGCTCGCCCAGCAGGTGGCGGCCGTGCAGAGCGCGATCTGGTACTTCAGTGACGGATTCGTCCTGGCCACCGGCACCACCGCGACCATCCGGAACGCCACGGCCGCTGTCGTCCAGGATGCGCTGGACAGCGGAGGTCTCCCGGAGCCGTCGGTGCCGACGCTCGGCATCGAGCCCGGCACGACGACGATCCCGGAAGACGGCTCGATCGTGGGACCGTTCACCGTCTCGGGCACCGCCAGCGGCACGCTCGACGCCGCCGCGGGCGTCGAGGTCTTCCTCGATCAGGCCGGAACCCAGCCCGTTCCGGTCGGCACGGCTGTCGCGTCCGGGGCGCAGCTCTGGGCGCGCTGGACCGGACCCGCGGCACCCGTGAACGGCTTCCGGATCACGGCGCAGGTGCCCCTGACGCAGGGCACGGTCTATCTCTACGACCCGGAGTCCTCGGACAGACCCGCAGCGCAGAAGCTGGTCCTCGCGCAGACGACGACGCTCCCGGTCCGCGCCGGGGTCCGGGCGACGCCCTACGCCTCCGGCGAGATCACCGTGCAGAAGATCATCACCGGTGACGGCGCGGGACTTCAGGGCGCCATCACGATCGACCTGGCCTGCACGCCCGCCCCGGCACCCGGCGTCATCGTCTCCGCCACGATCCCCGCCGGAGCGACGGCCGCCGACCCCGTCGTCTTCTCCGGGCTGCCGGATGGCGCGACCTGCACGGTCAGCGAGTCCGCGGACGGCGCCAACGACGCGGTCACGCTCGCCGCGCAGACCATCGAACCGGCGACCGTGACGGTGGACGCCGCTGCGACCACCCCGGTGGCGGTGACCGTGACGAACACCTACGACCCCGTCGAGTCGCCGAGCAACGGCGGCGGCGAGGAAGGCGGCGAGGGCGGCGGTGAGGGCGAAGGGCTCGCCGCCTCCGGGCCGACGCCGATGACGGGCGCGCTGACGGTGGCCGGGCTCGGTCTCCTGCTCGCGGGTGCCCTGCTACGGGTGCGGCGACGGGCGAACCTGCGCTGA
- the nrdI gene encoding class Ib ribonucleoside-diphosphate reductase assembly flavoprotein NrdI: protein MSAVATAAPLLVYFSSVSGNTARFIEKLGLPARRIPLHRNEEDLVVDEPFVLVTPTYGGGAGRGVEKGAVPKQVIRFLNDERNRRHIRGVISAGNTNFGDAFCLAGDIISRKCHVPHLYRLEIFGTQDDVDRVSDGLERRWNLQ, encoded by the coding sequence ATGAGCGCCGTCGCGACCGCTGCGCCGCTCCTGGTCTACTTCTCGAGCGTGTCGGGTAACACCGCGCGCTTCATCGAGAAGCTCGGGCTTCCCGCCCGACGCATCCCCCTCCACCGGAACGAAGAGGACCTCGTCGTCGACGAGCCCTTCGTCCTGGTGACCCCCACCTACGGCGGGGGTGCCGGGCGCGGGGTCGAGAAGGGGGCCGTGCCCAAGCAGGTGATCCGGTTCCTCAACGACGAGCGCAACCGGCGTCACATCCGCGGGGTCATCTCCGCGGGCAACACCAACTTCGGCGACGCGTTCTGCCTCGCCGGCGACATCATCAGCCGCAAGTGTCACGTGCCTCACTTGTATCGGCTCGAGATCTTCGGCACACAGGACGACGTGGATCGCGTGAGCGACGGATTGGAACGACGGTGGAATCTTCAGTGA
- a CDS encoding adenylyltransferase/cytidyltransferase family protein, with protein sequence MSDESMAQRRDYNPGPRVGITFSTFDLLHAGHIMMLAEAKRQCDYLIVGLQMDPTLDRPEKNAPTQTVVERYIQLRGCQHVDEIVPYSTEQDLEDILRSFKLDVRIVGDEYRDRDFTGRAYCEESGIELYFNSRDHRFSSSGLRRIVAEKEAERAAGR encoded by the coding sequence TTGTCTGACGAGTCCATGGCGCAACGGCGCGACTACAACCCCGGACCGCGAGTGGGGATCACCTTCTCCACCTTCGACCTGCTGCACGCAGGGCACATCATGATGCTCGCCGAGGCGAAGCGGCAGTGCGACTACCTCATCGTCGGCCTGCAGATGGATCCGACCCTGGACCGCCCGGAGAAGAACGCGCCGACGCAGACGGTCGTGGAGCGCTACATCCAGCTTCGCGGCTGTCAGCACGTGGATGAGATCGTGCCGTACTCGACGGAGCAGGACCTCGAGGACATCCTTCGGTCCTTCAAGCTCGATGTGCGCATCGTCGGGGATGAGTACCGCGATCGGGACTTCACCGGCCGCGCGTACTGCGAGGAGAGTGGCATCGAGCTCTACTTCAACAGCCGAGACCATCGGTTCTCCAGCTCGGGCCTCCGGAGGATCGTCGCGGAGAAGGAAGCGGAGCGCGCCGCGGGTCGCTGA
- a CDS encoding sugar kinase, whose protein sequence is MSPSVPSSSPAIVCVGESMALITPTGADLTTADTASITHAGAEANVAVGVAAAGHRAVWASRLGDDPLGRRLSAELEQRRVELWTEVDPEAPTGVMFKDPGVESSAVYYYRRGSAASRMAPGFLSPAQLAGVRIVHTTGITPALSATCLAMVDRLFADARTAGAVVSFDVNDRRALWSPEEAAATLARLADAADIAFVGRDEAERIWGTATAAEIRAHLPHCGLLVVKDGDVGATAFAGDADPVFVPAPTVDVVEPVGAGDAFASGFLAATLDGADLETRLAAGHEAAARVLRIAADLPPLEPAR, encoded by the coding sequence ATGAGCCCCTCCGTCCCGTCCTCCTCCCCCGCGATCGTGTGCGTCGGCGAGTCGATGGCCCTGATCACGCCGACCGGCGCCGACCTCACGACCGCCGACACCGCGTCGATCACCCACGCGGGTGCGGAGGCGAACGTCGCCGTCGGCGTCGCGGCCGCCGGCCACCGGGCCGTCTGGGCCTCTCGTCTCGGCGACGATCCTCTCGGCCGCCGCCTCTCCGCAGAGCTGGAGCAGCGTCGCGTCGAACTCTGGACCGAGGTCGACCCGGAGGCGCCGACCGGAGTGATGTTCAAGGATCCCGGCGTGGAGTCCTCGGCGGTCTACTACTATCGCCGCGGCTCGGCCGCCTCGCGCATGGCACCCGGGTTCCTGTCCCCCGCGCAGCTCGCCGGCGTCCGTATCGTGCACACCACGGGCATCACCCCGGCGCTGTCTGCGACCTGCCTGGCGATGGTCGACCGGCTCTTCGCGGACGCGCGCACCGCCGGAGCCGTCGTCTCCTTCGATGTGAACGACCGCCGGGCGCTGTGGAGCCCCGAGGAGGCGGCCGCGACCCTCGCGCGCCTGGCCGACGCCGCCGACATCGCCTTCGTCGGCCGTGACGAGGCCGAGCGCATCTGGGGCACCGCGACGGCCGCGGAGATCCGCGCGCACCTTCCGCACTGCGGTCTGCTCGTCGTCAAGGACGGCGACGTCGGCGCCACGGCCTTCGCCGGTGACGCGGACCCGGTCTTCGTGCCCGCGCCGACCGTGGACGTGGTGGAGCCCGTCGGTGCGGGGGACGCCTTCGCCTCCGGGTTCCTGGCCGCGACGCTCGACGGCGCCGACCTCGAGACCCGCCTGGCCGCAGGACACGAGGCCGCAGCGCGAGTGCTCCGCATCGCGGCCGACCTGCCGCCCCTGGAGCCGGCGCGCTGA
- a CDS encoding cyclodeaminase/cyclohydrolase family protein, translated as MTDSADIPTSRPMDAWLDALSQPTGSPGGGAASGVMLGLAAALMGMVAGYTREDPAVAESTGRLDPVRAELLQAVEADGVVSAGFGAALALAPEDPAREERVRNAALDAAASVARLGRIGITLVAEARTLASRGNPHLAVDLAVAAEALEAGLSGASLNLRANLQLARAHGASPSMRSGLDEEVGRLAEARTQVSRITAELSARLD; from the coding sequence ATGACGGATTCTGCAGACATCCCGACGTCCCGCCCGATGGACGCCTGGCTCGACGCGCTCAGTCAGCCCACCGGTTCGCCTGGCGGAGGTGCGGCGTCGGGGGTCATGCTCGGCCTGGCCGCGGCACTGATGGGCATGGTCGCCGGATACACCCGCGAGGATCCTGCTGTCGCCGAGAGCACCGGCCGCCTCGACCCCGTGCGCGCGGAGCTCCTGCAGGCCGTCGAGGCGGACGGCGTGGTGTCGGCTGGCTTCGGTGCCGCGCTCGCACTGGCACCGGAGGACCCGGCACGGGAGGAGAGGGTGCGGAACGCCGCCCTCGACGCCGCTGCGTCCGTCGCGCGCCTCGGCCGCATCGGTATCACCCTGGTCGCGGAGGCGCGCACTCTCGCGTCGCGCGGCAACCCGCACCTCGCCGTGGACCTCGCCGTCGCGGCGGAGGCCCTAGAGGCCGGCCTCTCGGGTGCCTCCCTGAACCTCCGCGCCAACCTGCAGCTCGCTCGCGCACACGGCGCCTCGCCGTCCATGCGGTCCGGGCTCGACGAGGAGGTCGGGCGATTGGCGGAGGCGCGGACCCAGGTCTCGCGGATCACGGCGGAGCTGTCTGCGCGCCTGGACTGA
- the nrdE gene encoding class 1b ribonucleoside-diphosphate reductase subunit alpha, whose protein sequence is MTETVAFKVNPAYEGLDYHALNAMLNLYDANGKIQFDADKRAAREYFLQHVNQNTVFFHSLKERLDYLVEKEYYEGAVIEKYSFDFVQKLNDLAYSKKFRFETFLGAFKYYTSYTLKTFDGKRYLERFEDRVVMTALALADGDEKLAVNLVEEIISGRFQPATPTFLNAGKAQRGELVSCFLLRIEDNMESIARGINSALQLSKRGGGVALLLSNIRESGAPIKQIENQSSGIIPVMKLLEDSFSYANQLGARQGAGAVYLNAHHPDIMRFLDTKRENADEKIRIKTLSLGVVVPDITFELAKNDEDMYLFSPYDVEKVYGVPFGDISVTEKYREMVDDPRIKKTKINAREFFQTVAEIQFESGYPYVMFEDTVNKANPIKGRINMSNLCSEILQVNTPTTYNDDLSYKEIGKDISCNLGSMNIALSMDADDLGQTVETAIRALTAVSDQSHIGSVRSIEDGNDRSHAIGLGQMNLHGYLAREHVFYGSEEGVDFTNIYFYTVLFHALRASNQLAIERGTTFDGFADSTYASGEFFDKYIDRAWVPETEKVKELFAGKHIPTQEDWVQLKASIQEHGIYNQNLQAVPPTGSISYINNSTSSIHPIASKIEIRKEGKLGRVYYPAAFMTNDNLEYYQDAYEIGYEKVIDTYAAATQHVDQGLSLTLFFKDTATTRDINKAQIYAWRKGIKTIYYIRLRQLALEGTDMTECVSCML, encoded by the coding sequence GTGACCGAGACAGTGGCATTCAAGGTGAACCCCGCGTATGAGGGTCTGGACTACCACGCCCTCAACGCGATGCTGAACCTGTACGACGCGAACGGGAAGATCCAGTTCGACGCCGACAAGCGCGCCGCGCGGGAGTACTTCCTGCAGCACGTGAACCAGAACACGGTGTTCTTCCACTCGCTCAAGGAGCGCCTGGACTACCTCGTGGAGAAGGAGTACTACGAGGGCGCCGTCATCGAGAAGTACTCGTTCGACTTCGTGCAGAAGCTCAACGACCTCGCCTACTCGAAGAAGTTCCGCTTCGAGACGTTCCTCGGCGCGTTCAAGTACTACACGAGCTACACGCTGAAGACGTTCGACGGCAAGCGCTACCTCGAGCGCTTCGAGGACCGCGTCGTGATGACCGCGCTCGCCCTCGCGGACGGCGACGAGAAGCTCGCCGTGAACCTCGTCGAGGAGATCATCTCCGGTCGCTTCCAGCCGGCCACCCCGACCTTCCTCAACGCGGGCAAGGCGCAGCGCGGCGAGCTCGTCAGCTGCTTCCTGCTGCGCATCGAGGACAACATGGAGTCGATCGCCCGCGGCATCAACTCCGCGCTGCAGCTCTCCAAGCGCGGCGGCGGCGTGGCCCTGCTGCTGTCGAACATCCGCGAGTCGGGTGCCCCGATCAAGCAGATCGAGAACCAGTCCTCGGGCATCATCCCCGTCATGAAGCTCCTCGAGGACAGCTTCAGCTACGCCAACCAGCTCGGCGCGCGTCAGGGGGCGGGTGCGGTGTACCTCAACGCCCACCACCCCGACATCATGCGCTTCCTCGACACCAAGCGCGAGAACGCCGATGAGAAGATCCGCATCAAGACGCTGTCGCTCGGAGTCGTGGTGCCGGACATCACGTTCGAGCTCGCCAAGAACGACGAGGACATGTACCTGTTCTCGCCGTACGACGTGGAGAAGGTCTACGGCGTTCCGTTCGGCGACATCTCGGTCACCGAGAAGTACCGCGAGATGGTCGACGACCCGCGCATCAAGAAGACCAAGATCAACGCGCGCGAGTTCTTCCAGACCGTCGCCGAGATCCAGTTCGAGTCCGGCTACCCGTACGTCATGTTCGAGGACACGGTCAACAAGGCCAACCCCATCAAGGGGCGCATCAACATGTCCAACCTCTGCAGCGAGATCCTGCAGGTGAACACGCCGACCACCTACAACGACGACCTGTCGTACAAGGAGATCGGCAAGGACATCTCCTGCAACCTCGGCTCGATGAACATCGCGCTGTCGATGGACGCCGACGACCTCGGTCAGACGGTCGAGACCGCGATCCGCGCGCTCACCGCGGTCAGCGACCAGAGCCACATCGGCTCGGTCCGCTCGATCGAGGATGGCAACGACCGGTCGCACGCGATCGGCCTCGGCCAGATGAACCTGCACGGCTACCTCGCCCGCGAGCACGTGTTCTACGGCTCGGAGGAGGGTGTCGACTTCACGAACATCTACTTCTACACCGTGCTGTTCCACGCGCTGCGCGCCTCGAACCAGCTCGCGATCGAGCGCGGCACGACGTTCGACGGGTTCGCCGACTCCACCTACGCGTCCGGCGAGTTCTTCGACAAGTACATCGACCGGGCGTGGGTGCCGGAGACCGAGAAGGTCAAGGAGCTCTTCGCGGGCAAGCACATCCCGACGCAGGAGGACTGGGTCCAGCTCAAGGCGTCGATCCAGGAGCACGGCATCTACAACCAGAACCTGCAGGCCGTGCCACCGACGGGCTCGATCTCCTACATCAACAACTCGACCTCCTCGATCCACCCGATCGCCTCGAAGATCGAGATCCGCAAGGAAGGCAAGCTCGGTCGCGTCTACTACCCGGCGGCGTTCATGACGAACGACAACCTGGAGTACTACCAGGACGCGTACGAGATCGGCTACGAGAAGGTCATCGACACGTACGCCGCGGCCACGCAGCACGTCGACCAGGGTCTGTCGCTGACGCTGTTCTTCAAGGACACCGCCACCACGCGCGACATCAACAAGGCCCAGATCTACGCATGGCGCAAGGGCATCAAGACGATCTACTACATCCGTCTGCGTCAGCTGGCGCTCGAGGGCACCGACATGACCGAGTGCGTCTCGTGCATGCTCTGA
- a CDS encoding restriction endonuclease: protein MRAYESLSSYDFERLVRDLLQAEWKERLESFSPGPDGGVDVRLLRAGALRTVQCKHSPGRTLLQLKSKLEREARKVASSDLGEYWLATTARASPGAKATIAAIFGKQKLRQEHILACEDLENLLDRHGEVERLHVKLYVSSLAVLKTVLHHAVYERQRYFLERAARRARLFVTSDATQFVHESLGKYGMSIITGPPGVGKTTLAESVALTYAADGYEVFDVRNASEIENVWQPGAKQLFLYDDFLGQTSLMEKLSKGEDHSLDLLAQRLRDSKSHKMILTTRQYILTAAQSTYSKLRTARVLDSNVVVDVSTYNAFQRGHILFNHIYYSGLGQAARRSIIRNRAYLRVIRHPNYNPRLIESIVSAAQALGGGSKGAGFAEFMLSSLNSPSALWNSVYEVELSSAQRALALAICVGLTDTSKASASATAQSVLSAWGESTVVTDSDVDVLEGISIDVDRDAFGEYEFSAKNPSIRDFLLSRLFSDLRAFRAHLQSAEPSSIAVLFAMLSGKGIRASRPWQDLEVPSRVALLGAVDEFFVPILRRSRGLDGLRLVAMGMGVLDDHAHRGRVSATTDILKLTHDFMREESDVDARIRAYWALEPLLTASEAEILATEVRRVWVDDEIGMHDISAAHEFERECESGVESHLEAMLVESIEWALDDPDRDGYDSDFELLHALQSVLESFPVEFVDVQERVRERLNEVWEPDPDDDFDRREWSNSDREDLHEVDVLFAHLG, encoded by the coding sequence TTGCGCGCATATGAATCGCTCTCTTCATACGACTTTGAGCGTCTAGTTAGGGACCTTCTTCAAGCCGAATGGAAGGAGAGGCTCGAGTCGTTCTCTCCTGGGCCGGATGGTGGGGTCGACGTCCGGCTTCTGCGCGCTGGCGCACTGCGTACCGTCCAGTGTAAGCACTCGCCGGGACGAACGCTCCTTCAGCTTAAGTCGAAGCTGGAGCGTGAAGCTAGAAAGGTGGCTTCAAGCGACCTTGGCGAGTACTGGCTAGCGACAACAGCGCGCGCGAGCCCGGGAGCGAAAGCTACAATCGCCGCAATATTTGGGAAACAGAAGCTGCGGCAAGAGCACATTCTTGCATGTGAGGATCTCGAGAACCTTCTCGATCGTCACGGTGAGGTTGAGCGCCTGCACGTGAAGCTATACGTTTCGAGCCTGGCGGTGCTAAAGACTGTTTTGCATCATGCAGTATACGAGCGGCAACGATATTTTCTCGAGCGCGCCGCAAGGCGGGCGAGACTATTCGTTACGAGTGACGCGACTCAGTTCGTGCACGAATCGCTAGGGAAGTACGGGATGTCGATCATCACCGGTCCTCCCGGGGTGGGGAAGACTACACTCGCAGAATCGGTAGCTCTGACATATGCTGCGGACGGCTACGAGGTCTTCGACGTTCGGAATGCCTCGGAGATAGAGAACGTGTGGCAGCCCGGTGCGAAGCAGCTGTTTCTGTACGACGACTTTCTCGGTCAAACAAGCCTTATGGAGAAGCTGTCGAAGGGTGAGGATCACTCCCTCGACTTACTAGCGCAGCGACTACGCGATTCGAAATCACACAAGATGATTCTGACCACGCGTCAGTACATCCTGACTGCAGCTCAAAGCACCTATAGTAAGTTGCGAACTGCCCGCGTTCTCGATTCAAACGTTGTTGTAGATGTCAGTACGTACAACGCGTTTCAACGCGGACATATCCTGTTCAATCATATTTACTACTCCGGGCTAGGGCAGGCCGCTAGGCGAAGTATTATCCGCAATCGCGCCTATCTCCGAGTGATTAGGCACCCCAACTACAATCCTCGTCTGATCGAGTCGATTGTGTCCGCTGCTCAAGCACTTGGGGGTGGGTCGAAGGGCGCAGGGTTTGCGGAGTTCATGTTGAGTTCGCTGAACTCGCCCTCTGCCTTGTGGAACAGTGTGTACGAGGTGGAGCTCTCCAGTGCCCAGAGAGCGCTGGCGTTAGCGATCTGTGTCGGGTTGACGGATACTTCCAAGGCAAGTGCAAGTGCGACTGCGCAATCGGTTTTATCGGCGTGGGGTGAATCTACGGTGGTAACTGACTCTGACGTAGACGTCCTCGAGGGTATTTCTATTGATGTTGACCGAGACGCGTTCGGAGAATATGAGTTCTCGGCAAAAAACCCAAGCATCAGAGACTTTCTACTATCGCGACTCTTTTCAGATCTTCGAGCTTTCAGGGCGCACCTGCAATCAGCAGAACCTTCATCGATCGCAGTCCTCTTCGCAATGCTGAGTGGCAAGGGAATCCGCGCCTCCAGGCCGTGGCAGGATCTTGAGGTTCCAAGCCGGGTGGCTCTTTTGGGAGCAGTCGATGAGTTCTTCGTGCCGATTCTGAGGCGGTCTCGAGGACTAGACGGTCTACGGCTCGTTGCCATGGGCATGGGCGTTCTGGATGATCATGCTCACAGGGGTCGGGTTAGCGCGACAACCGACATACTGAAGCTCACGCATGATTTCATGCGTGAGGAGTCAGATGTTGACGCGCGTATTCGGGCGTACTGGGCGCTTGAGCCGTTGCTGACTGCGAGTGAGGCGGAGATTCTCGCCACGGAAGTTCGCCGAGTATGGGTCGATGATGAGATTGGGATGCACGACATCTCAGCGGCTCACGAGTTTGAGCGCGAATGCGAGTCTGGGGTGGAGTCACATCTCGAAGCCATGCTTGTCGAGAGCATCGAATGGGCCCTCGATGATCCCGACAGGGACGGGTACGATTCGGATTTTGAATTGCTCCACGCTTTGCAGAGCGTACTCGAGTCTTTCCCGGTCGAATTTGTGGACGTGCAAGAGAGAGTCCGGGAGCGGTTGAATGAAGTATGGGAGCCCGACCCGGACGACGACTTCGACCGTCGTGAGTGGTCGAACAGCGACCGCGAGGATCTTCACGAGGTCGATGTCCTCTTCGCTCACCTTGGATGA
- the nrdF gene encoding class 1b ribonucleoside-diphosphate reductase subunit beta, with protein sequence MTPHSPLKLVSSVQAINWNRIQDDKDLEVWNRLVNNFWLPEKVPLSNDVQSWNTLTPDEQLLTMRVFTGLTLLDTIQGTVGAVSLIPDAITPHEEAVYTNIAFMESVHAKSYSSIFSTLASTKEIDEAFRWSTENANLQKKAQIIMDYYQGDDPLKRKVASTLLESFLFYSGFYLPIYWSSKAKLTNTADLIRLIIRDEAVHGYYIGYKFQRGLETADQARKDELKDYTFSLLYELYDNEVQYTQDLYDGVGLTEDVKKFLHYNANKALMNLGYEAMFPSSVTNVNPAILSALSPNADENHDFFSGSGSSYVIGKAEATEDDDWDF encoded by the coding sequence ATGACTCCTCACTCCCCGCTCAAGCTGGTCTCCAGCGTGCAGGCGATCAACTGGAACCGCATCCAGGACGACAAGGACCTCGAGGTCTGGAACCGTCTGGTGAACAATTTCTGGCTGCCGGAGAAGGTGCCGCTGTCGAACGACGTGCAGTCGTGGAACACGCTCACCCCCGACGAGCAGCTGCTCACCATGCGGGTGTTCACCGGGCTCACGCTCCTCGACACGATCCAGGGCACCGTCGGCGCGGTGTCGCTGATCCCCGACGCGATCACGCCTCACGAGGAGGCCGTCTACACGAACATCGCGTTCATGGAGTCGGTGCACGCGAAGAGCTACTCCTCGATCTTCTCGACGCTCGCGTCGACGAAGGAGATCGACGAGGCGTTCCGCTGGTCCACGGAGAATGCGAACCTTCAGAAGAAGGCGCAGATCATCATGGACTACTACCAGGGAGACGACCCCCTCAAGCGCAAGGTCGCCTCCACGCTGCTGGAGTCGTTCCTGTTCTACTCGGGCTTCTACCTGCCGATCTACTGGTCCTCGAAGGCGAAGCTGACGAACACGGCCGACCTCATCCGCCTCATCATCCGCGACGAGGCCGTGCACGGGTACTACATCGGCTACAAGTTCCAGCGCGGACTCGAGACGGCCGACCAGGCGCGCAAGGACGAGCTCAAGGACTACACGTTCTCCCTGCTCTACGAGCTCTACGACAACGAGGTGCAGTACACGCAGGACCTCTACGACGGCGTCGGCCTGACCGAGGACGTCAAGAAGTTCCTGCACTACAACGCCAACAAGGCCCTCATGAACCTGGGCTACGAGGCGATGTTCCCCTCCAGCGTCACCAACGTGAACCCGGCGATCCTGTCGGCGCTCTCCCCGAACGCGGACGAGAACCACGACTTCTTCAGTGGGTCGGGCTCGTCCTACGTCATCGGCAAGGCCGAGGCCACGGAAGACGACGACTGGGACTTCTGA
- a CDS encoding MFS transporter, translated as MIAAQLTARFPNGMMSLAILLHVEQQTGSYGSAGLVLAATSVGQAVAGPITSRWMGAWGMRRVLTLTLSVCVIAVLGLGLLPLSVPGYMALGMIAGLSTPPVQAAVRTIYPKLVNAGQLTPLFSLDASLQEIIWVLAPVVITLVSTQVGTMEGLLLVAIVLVAGGAWFILSPEVGRVRIPRSRNALGTVVLKPPVLLATVIGFLLIGACSAVEVGVVATFEHGSLAAGLVLAVFSAGSLAGGLAFGHIPIGPWAMARRLLIVTVGLALTMVMLNVYWLGGMLILAGIGIAPALAVLFAITTASVKFSETAEAFGWAGTGQLIGAAAGSAVAGFLVDVGDWRGAYLAATIFAAVGLLVSIVFVRSFPDLRHRDASPHPDTEPLAVTPS; from the coding sequence ATGATCGCCGCCCAGCTCACCGCGCGCTTCCCCAACGGGATGATGTCCTTGGCGATCCTGCTGCACGTCGAGCAGCAGACCGGATCGTACGGATCGGCGGGCCTCGTGCTCGCCGCGACCAGTGTCGGCCAAGCGGTCGCCGGCCCCATCACCAGCCGGTGGATGGGCGCCTGGGGCATGCGGCGGGTGCTGACCCTCACCCTGTCCGTCTGCGTCATCGCGGTACTCGGCCTGGGACTGCTGCCCCTCTCGGTCCCGGGATACATGGCCCTGGGCATGATCGCCGGCCTCTCGACGCCGCCGGTGCAGGCGGCCGTCCGCACCATCTACCCCAAGCTCGTGAACGCCGGTCAGCTCACCCCGCTGTTCTCCCTCGACGCGTCCCTGCAGGAGATCATCTGGGTGCTGGCGCCGGTCGTCATCACCCTCGTCTCCACCCAGGTCGGCACCATGGAGGGCCTGCTCCTGGTGGCGATCGTCCTCGTCGCCGGCGGTGCGTGGTTCATCCTCTCCCCCGAGGTCGGCCGCGTGCGCATCCCGCGCAGCCGCAACGCGCTGGGCACGGTCGTGCTCAAGCCGCCCGTGCTCCTCGCGACCGTCATCGGATTCCTGCTCATCGGCGCCTGCTCCGCGGTCGAGGTCGGCGTGGTCGCGACGTTCGAGCACGGCAGCCTCGCGGCGGGTCTCGTCCTCGCGGTCTTCTCCGCCGGCAGCCTGGCCGGCGGCCTCGCCTTCGGCCACATCCCGATCGGCCCCTGGGCGATGGCGCGCCGCCTGCTCATCGTCACGGTGGGCCTCGCCCTCACGATGGTCATGCTCAACGTCTACTGGCTGGGCGGCATGCTCATCCTCGCAGGCATCGGCATCGCCCCCGCCCTCGCGGTGCTGTTCGCCATCACCACGGCCAGCGTGAAGTTCAGCGAGACCGCCGAGGCCTTCGGCTGGGCGGGCACCGGGCAGCTCATCGGCGCCGCAGCCGGATCGGCGGTCGCCGGCTTCCTCGTCGACGTCGGCGACTGGCGCGGTGCGTACCTGGCCGCCACCATCTTCGCGGCGGTCGGACTGCTCGTCTCCATCGTGTTCGTGCGGTCCTTCCCCGATCTGCGTCACCGCGACGCCAGCCCCCATCCCGACACCGAGCCCCTGGCGGTCACCCCCTCATGA
- the nrdH gene encoding glutaredoxin-like protein NrdH, protein MSITVYTKPSCVQCNATYRALDAKGIEYEIHDLSEDPTALEQVKALGYMQAPVVVTDEDHWSGFRPDKIDELASRLA, encoded by the coding sequence ATGTCGATCACGGTGTACACCAAGCCTTCCTGCGTCCAGTGCAACGCGACCTACCGTGCCCTGGATGCCAAGGGCATCGAGTACGAGATTCACGACCTGTCGGAGGACCCGACGGCGCTGGAGCAGGTCAAGGCGCTCGGCTACATGCAGGCGCCCGTCGTCGTCACCGACGAGGACCACTGGTCGGGCTTCCGTCCCGACAAGATCGACGAGCTCGCGTCCCGCCTGGCGTAG